In the genome of Coraliomargarita sinensis, one region contains:
- the ispF gene encoding 2-C-methyl-D-erythritol 2,4-cyclodiphosphate synthase has translation MKFKTGLGLDSHRFVEGESDKPLVLGGLVFDDAPALDGNSDADVILHALTDAISGVTGKTVIGKVADGMCREGITDSKAYLKVALADLGDWQISHVSIVLECLRPKIDPKVPALRESIAGLLAVATDDVCITATTGEGLTDCGRGLGIHASVVLTAGQE, from the coding sequence ATGAAATTCAAAACAGGACTGGGACTGGACAGCCACCGCTTTGTTGAGGGCGAGTCGGATAAGCCCCTGGTTCTGGGCGGTCTGGTTTTTGATGACGCGCCGGCACTCGATGGCAATAGCGATGCCGACGTGATCCTTCATGCCCTGACCGATGCCATTAGCGGGGTAACTGGAAAGACCGTTATCGGCAAAGTAGCGGACGGGATGTGCCGAGAGGGCATAACCGACAGCAAGGCGTATCTCAAAGTGGCACTGGCCGATCTCGGAGACTGGCAAATCAGCCATGTCTCTATCGTGCTGGAATGCCTCCGTCCCAAAATCGACCCCAAGGTGCCCGCTCTGCGGGAATCCATTGCCGGATTACTGGCCGTGGCGACAGACGATGTCTGTATCACCGCCACGACCGGAGAAGGTTTGACTGATTGCGGCCGCGGTTTGGGTATCCACGCCAGCGTTGTTCTTACGGCGGGGCAGGAATAA
- the ndk gene encoding nucleoside-diphosphate kinase, with the protein MEETLIILKPDCMEKRVAGEVISRFEKAGFEIVASKIMQLDGPILREHYAHVADKPFFPEIEEFMSSRPVMPMILRGENVIAKVRDLLGPTNSKEAAPGTIRGDLGTDMMKNVVHASDGPETAAAEKKRFFPEL; encoded by the coding sequence ATGGAAGAAACACTTATCATTCTAAAACCGGACTGCATGGAAAAACGTGTCGCCGGTGAAGTTATTTCACGTTTTGAAAAGGCAGGCTTTGAAATCGTCGCCTCTAAAATCATGCAGTTGGATGGGCCCATTCTGCGCGAGCACTACGCGCACGTGGCGGACAAGCCTTTCTTCCCGGAAATCGAGGAGTTTATGAGCAGCCGTCCGGTTATGCCTATGATCCTGCGGGGCGAGAACGTCATCGCCAAGGTGCGTGATTTGCTTGGGCCGACGAACTCCAAAGAAGCGGCTCCCGGCACAATCCGCGGCGACCTCGGCACGGATATGATGAAGAACGTGGTTCACGCTTCGGATGGCCCCGAGACCGCGGCCGCCGAAAAGAAGCGCTTTTTCCCGGAGCTGTAA
- the pgsA gene encoding CDP-diacylglycerol--glycerol-3-phosphate 3-phosphatidyltransferase, with protein sequence MNLPNLLTLSRIPILFGIVGLLYLPFTGACSLAFVLFILGALTDWADGYVARKQGIVSNFGKLMDALTDKVFMVGLFISLLAAGVLPDWTLPLLLLILTREFLITGLRLVAASSGVVLAAEKSGKHKTVSQIVAAILLLLAEAIHVDFEGLIVAWVGDALHWGGLVFFIIATLLTVSSGTQYMVKYWSIFTGENEK encoded by the coding sequence GTGAATTTACCAAACCTGCTCACACTATCGCGCATCCCGATCCTTTTCGGTATCGTCGGTTTGCTCTACCTGCCGTTTACCGGTGCGTGTAGTCTGGCTTTCGTCCTCTTCATTCTCGGAGCATTGACGGACTGGGCCGACGGGTACGTCGCGCGCAAGCAGGGGATCGTTTCGAATTTCGGCAAGCTGATGGATGCGCTTACGGATAAAGTTTTCATGGTGGGGCTCTTCATTTCCCTCTTGGCTGCCGGGGTTCTGCCCGACTGGACGCTGCCCTTGCTCTTACTTATCCTAACACGCGAATTTTTGATCACGGGCCTTCGTCTGGTCGCCGCCAGTTCTGGGGTGGTCCTGGCCGCGGAGAAATCGGGCAAGCACAAGACGGTCTCGCAGATTGTGGCGGCCATCTTGCTTCTCCTTGCTGAGGCGATCCATGTCGATTTTGAGGGGCTGATTGTTGCCTGGGTGGGCGATGCGCTGCACTGGGGCGGATTGGTCTTCTTTATCATCGCGACGCTGTTAACGGTTTCTTCCGGCACGCAATACATGGTAAAATACTGGTCCATCTTTACCGGAGAGAATGAGAAGTGA
- a CDS encoding NAD(P)/FAD-dependent oxidoreductase → MRPISIIGGGLAGLSLGIGLRRTGVPVTLTEAGQYPRHRVCGEFISGLSDQTIQRLGLARALSESVTLHRLQWYDAESLLRDDTLPAPAKGLSRWKLDESLADEFTELGGTLQTDSRSPRDAFNPGTVDCAGRRPRKESKWIGLKCHLQDFQLSADLEMHMSAQGYLGLSRIENGRTNLCGLFRNCGIKPPGNGAPFIFEYLRHCGFRRLLSRIEWATPIAGSECSVAALSYAAEAPIGGGLQLGDARGLIPPFTGNGMTLAFESAALALDPLRAFSRQEINWESCADSYTKSTRAHFGRRLTLARGLHRWLVSPALFPLTSAAARTPLFPFQSLFRLTR, encoded by the coding sequence ATGCGACCCATTTCCATTATAGGCGGAGGTCTCGCGGGGCTCTCTCTCGGGATCGGCCTGCGACGAACCGGCGTGCCGGTAACGCTCACGGAGGCCGGGCAATATCCCCGCCATCGGGTTTGCGGGGAGTTTATTTCCGGTTTGTCGGACCAAACAATCCAGCGTCTGGGACTGGCCCGGGCATTGTCCGAAAGCGTAACTCTTCATCGGTTACAATGGTACGATGCAGAGAGCTTACTTCGGGACGACACTCTGCCCGCGCCGGCAAAAGGCCTTTCCCGGTGGAAACTGGATGAAAGCCTCGCGGATGAATTTACCGAACTGGGCGGCACCTTGCAAACCGACTCCCGCAGCCCGCGGGACGCCTTCAACCCCGGCACGGTCGATTGTGCCGGAAGGCGCCCCCGAAAGGAAAGCAAGTGGATCGGCCTGAAATGCCACTTGCAGGATTTTCAACTATCCGCCGATCTGGAAATGCATATGAGCGCCCAAGGTTACCTGGGGCTGAGTCGCATCGAAAATGGCCGGACCAATCTCTGCGGCCTCTTTCGCAACTGCGGCATCAAACCTCCGGGAAATGGTGCCCCTTTCATCTTTGAATATTTACGGCACTGCGGCTTCCGTAGATTGTTGTCTCGTATCGAATGGGCCACCCCGATCGCAGGCAGCGAATGCTCCGTCGCCGCGCTCAGTTATGCTGCGGAAGCCCCCATAGGAGGAGGTCTTCAGTTGGGAGACGCCCGGGGACTCATTCCGCCTTTTACCGGCAATGGAATGACTCTCGCCTTCGAAAGCGCCGCGCTCGCGCTCGACCCGCTTCGTGCCTTTTCCAGACAAGAGATAAACTGGGAGAGTTGCGCCGATAGCTACACCAAGTCGACCCGGGCACACTTCGGCCGGCGCCTTACCCTAGCCCGCGGCTTGCACCGTTGGCTGGTATCACCTGCTCTTTTTCCACTGACTTCCGCTGCGGCCCGAACACCGCTATTCCCCTTTCAAAGCCTGTTTCGGCTCACGCGCTGA
- a CDS encoding phosphatidylglycerophosphatase A family protein, with product MRHLDRYLIWTRMLSTPLVVNLATLGPIGRVKKAPGTWGSVAGMGLYAVLFHHSSFLGFILLALMLAYLAVAFCDAAEKRLQMRDPGMIVLDEFVAVPLVFFGMGGYDGLVAQHGGWPVLLAGFALFRFFDVLKPFGISRLQNLPGGLGCVADDLAAGIASCVVLHLLLHFAL from the coding sequence GTGAGGCACCTTGACCGCTACTTGATCTGGACGCGAATGTTGTCCACGCCACTGGTGGTGAACCTAGCCACTCTGGGCCCGATCGGTCGCGTGAAAAAAGCCCCCGGAACCTGGGGCAGTGTGGCTGGCATGGGACTTTACGCGGTGCTCTTTCACCACAGTTCCTTTCTTGGTTTTATACTCCTCGCCCTGATGTTGGCATACCTGGCCGTGGCGTTTTGCGATGCTGCGGAGAAGCGCTTGCAGATGCGCGACCCGGGCATGATCGTGCTCGATGAATTTGTCGCCGTGCCGCTGGTCTTTTTCGGGATGGGGGGCTATGACGGGCTGGTGGCCCAACACGGTGGCTGGCCAGTCCTCCTGGCAGGCTTTGCTCTCTTCCGCTTTTTTGACGTACTCAAACCTTTCGGAATCAGCCGGCTGCAGAATCTGCCCGGCGGGCTCGGTTGTGTGGCCGACGATCTGGCTGCAGGTATTGCCTCCTGTGTGGTGTTGCACCTGTTGCTGCACTTCGCGCTGTAG
- a CDS encoding MFS transporter yields MMSENNPSTPKQGRRTLGIVFLTLFLDLVGFSIIFPLFPAMLDYYLPNGAGDSSLLGQMVAPLANWAERSGAEDPRLMTAVLFGGVLGSLYSILQFLCAPLWGAWSDRVGRRKVLLITISGLAFSYLLWCFAASFWVLILARVIGGAMGGNLSVATAAVADSTTREKRSSGLAIIGIAFGLGFITGPGIGGLAAKIDLTALQPALEAYGINPFSVPALVSLLLALINLGWVWSRFEETLPERSEDAPPPEARGLAAFHIFTTGGPETRRTNLLYLIFMLAFSGMEFTLTFLAVERFAFSPAQNGGMFVFIGFILILVQGGIVRRLASPVGEKRLALAGLCFGVAAFVALAFAAKLGLFFLALAALAFAIGLVSPTLSALVSLYTSEAEQGAALGVFRSAGSLARAIGPLVAAFIYFAYGSKSAYLLGAVVVLIPIIMALKLPQPRKSVEKH; encoded by the coding sequence ATGATGTCCGAGAACAACCCATCGACGCCGAAACAAGGCCGGCGCACGCTCGGAATTGTCTTCCTGACACTCTTTCTCGATCTCGTCGGCTTTTCCATTATTTTCCCCCTCTTTCCGGCGATGCTGGACTACTATCTGCCGAACGGAGCGGGCGACAGCAGTCTGCTCGGGCAAATGGTGGCGCCACTGGCCAACTGGGCCGAACGCAGCGGAGCTGAAGATCCGCGACTCATGACGGCCGTGCTCTTCGGCGGCGTGCTGGGCTCGCTCTACTCCATACTCCAGTTTCTTTGCGCCCCGCTATGGGGCGCCTGGTCCGACCGGGTCGGCCGCCGCAAGGTCCTTCTGATCACGATTAGCGGGCTCGCCTTCAGCTACCTGCTCTGGTGCTTTGCCGCTTCCTTCTGGGTGCTGATTCTTGCACGAGTCATCGGGGGCGCGATGGGCGGCAACCTTTCGGTGGCCACGGCGGCCGTAGCTGACAGCACGACCCGCGAGAAACGCTCAAGCGGTCTCGCGATTATCGGTATCGCTTTCGGCCTCGGCTTCATCACCGGGCCGGGCATCGGGGGGCTCGCAGCCAAGATCGACCTGACGGCGCTTCAGCCAGCCCTGGAAGCCTATGGTATCAATCCTTTTTCCGTGCCGGCGCTGGTCAGCCTGCTGCTGGCTTTAATCAACCTCGGCTGGGTCTGGTCTCGTTTCGAGGAAACGCTTCCGGAGCGATCCGAAGACGCGCCTCCCCCCGAAGCCCGCGGTCTCGCCGCATTTCATATTTTTACCACCGGCGGACCGGAAACGCGGCGCACCAACCTGCTCTACCTCATCTTCATGCTGGCTTTCAGCGGGATGGAATTCACCCTCACCTTCCTCGCGGTGGAACGCTTTGCCTTTTCTCCAGCCCAGAACGGTGGCATGTTCGTTTTCATCGGCTTCATTCTTATTCTGGTGCAGGGTGGGATCGTCCGGCGACTGGCCAGTCCGGTGGGCGAAAAACGACTGGCGCTGGCCGGGCTCTGTTTTGGCGTCGCCGCATTTGTCGCCCTGGCCTTCGCCGCCAAACTGGGGCTTTTCTTCCTCGCACTGGCCGCGCTGGCGTTTGCCATTGGACTGGTGTCACCGACCCTAAGTGCCTTGGTTTCACTCTACACCAGCGAGGCCGAACAAGGCGCCGCGCTGGGTGTCTTTCGTTCAGCCGGCTCACTGGCCCGGGCGATCGGCCCTCTGGTGGCCGCTTTCATCTATTTCGCCTACGGTTCAAAATCGGCCTACCTCCTCGGCGCCGTGGTTGTACTGATTCCCATTATCATGGCCTTGAAACTGCCACAGCCGCGAAAGTCGGTCGAAAAGCACTGA
- the coaD gene encoding pantetheine-phosphate adenylyltransferase has translation MKIGIYPGSFDPVTNGHLDVINRARSIFDKVVVAVARNAAKEPMFSSEERVRLIEENLVNRPNISVIAFDGLIVDLARELNAVALIRGLRAVSDFEHEFQMAQMNRHLDEKIETIFLVPNERYFFTSSNLVKQVFKFTDREKHLIPENVHAALSEKLGHRD, from the coding sequence ATGAAAATCGGAATTTATCCGGGTTCCTTTGATCCCGTAACCAACGGTCACCTCGATGTGATCAACCGTGCGCGCAGCATTTTCGACAAGGTCGTGGTGGCGGTGGCCCGCAACGCCGCCAAGGAACCCATGTTTTCATCGGAAGAGCGTGTCCGCTTGATTGAGGAGAATTTGGTCAACCGGCCGAATATTTCCGTGATCGCCTTCGACGGATTGATCGTGGACCTGGCCCGCGAACTCAATGCTGTCGCTCTCATCCGCGGACTGCGTGCGGTCTCGGACTTCGAGCACGAATTTCAGATGGCGCAAATGAACCGTCACCTCGACGAAAAGATTGAAACCATCTTCCTGGTGCCGAACGAGCGCTACTTCTTCACCAGTTCCAATCTGGTCAAACAGGTCTTCAAATTCACGGACCGCGAGAAGCATTTGATTCCGGAAAACGTCCACGCTGCCCTCTCGGAAAAACTCGGGCACCGCGATTAG
- a CDS encoding class I SAM-dependent methyltransferase produces MQIRNVQPEQLDSVPYDDEVARRIHRDIYRFNQLMGNFRWTSNVLKNSLRPGDRVLEIAAGRGQLIQRLHKEGELIKAGRVAAFDAACPRPPDCPSDVEWSVCRAEEFTDYADFNVIISCHFLHQLEDSALHSLGHICSHVDVWIAAEPRRHLLATSLCRASALIGMSRDGIGDGLTSIRAGFRKQELPQLLGLQKEHWQLETNETLLGRYGLFAERKSRKEETCI; encoded by the coding sequence ATGCAAATCCGTAACGTACAACCGGAACAGCTGGACAGCGTGCCATACGATGACGAGGTGGCCCGCCGCATTCACCGTGACATTTATCGCTTCAATCAACTGATGGGCAACTTCCGCTGGACCAGCAACGTATTGAAAAATTCGCTACGCCCGGGCGATCGCGTTTTGGAAATCGCCGCGGGACGAGGCCAACTCATTCAACGGCTGCATAAAGAAGGCGAGTTGATTAAAGCTGGCCGTGTCGCGGCATTTGATGCCGCCTGCCCCCGCCCGCCGGATTGCCCGTCCGACGTTGAGTGGTCGGTTTGCCGGGCTGAAGAATTCACCGATTACGCCGATTTCAATGTGATTATCAGCTGCCATTTCCTACATCAGTTGGAAGACTCGGCCCTACACTCGCTCGGCCACATTTGCAGTCACGTCGATGTATGGATCGCGGCCGAGCCACGCCGACATTTACTCGCCACATCACTCTGCCGGGCCAGTGCACTCATCGGAATGAGCCGTGATGGAATCGGGGACGGTTTAACCAGCATTCGTGCGGGATTCCGAAAACAAGAACTCCCGCAATTACTCGGCCTGCAGAAGGAGCATTGGCAGCTCGAAACGAATGAAACACTGCTGGGCCGCTATGGACTGTTTGCGGAACGGAAATCCAGAAAAGAAGAGACATGTATTTAA
- a CDS encoding ArsR/SmtB family transcription factor, giving the protein MADSWETLKLLSDSTRVRILALLMDEELSVAELQEVLDMGQSRISSHLGLLRQGELVKDRREGKKTFYALNAGNNSVASALLKAAYASVEKTEEVANDRANLKRILEKRKQKSEQYFNSVAGRLGKNYCPGRSWEAIGHFLLHLTPKIKIADLGAGEGLISQLLANRAESVVCVDNSPRMVEFGSELAEKNGFTNLSYKLGDIEKVPLKEKSVDLALLSQALHHAQHPQTAVEEAYRILKPGGQLIILDLLEHQFEKARELYADVWLGFSENTLYQYLKSAGFRQAKVDVVAKEEQEPNFETVLASGVK; this is encoded by the coding sequence ATGGCTGACTCCTGGGAAACCCTGAAACTTTTGTCGGATTCGACACGCGTGCGAATTCTAGCGCTTTTGATGGACGAAGAGCTATCCGTCGCGGAACTCCAGGAAGTCCTGGATATGGGCCAATCCAGAATCTCCTCGCATCTCGGACTCCTGCGCCAGGGGGAACTGGTGAAGGATCGGCGTGAGGGGAAGAAAACCTTTTATGCTCTGAATGCCGGGAATAACTCCGTCGCCAGTGCACTGCTCAAGGCAGCCTACGCCTCGGTAGAAAAAACCGAGGAGGTGGCCAATGACCGGGCCAACCTTAAGCGCATTCTGGAAAAGCGTAAGCAGAAGTCGGAACAGTATTTTAATTCGGTCGCCGGACGACTCGGTAAGAACTATTGCCCGGGTCGCAGCTGGGAGGCGATCGGACATTTTCTTCTGCACCTCACCCCCAAGATCAAGATCGCCGATCTCGGCGCGGGCGAAGGGCTCATTTCGCAACTGCTGGCCAATCGCGCCGAGTCGGTGGTCTGCGTGGATAACTCGCCCAGAATGGTGGAGTTCGGCAGTGAACTGGCGGAGAAGAACGGATTTACCAACCTCAGTTATAAGCTCGGTGATATCGAGAAGGTCCCGCTCAAGGAAAAGAGCGTCGATCTGGCGCTGCTCAGCCAGGCCCTGCATCACGCGCAACATCCCCAGACTGCCGTCGAGGAAGCCTATCGTATCCTCAAGCCCGGGGGGCAACTGATCATTCTCGATCTGCTCGAGCACCAGTTTGAAAAAGCCCGCGAACTCTATGCCGATGTCTGGCTGGGCTTTTCCGAAAACACCCTGTATCAATACCTCAAGTCAGCCGGCTTCCGTCAGGCCAAGGTCGATGTGGTGGCCAAGGAAGAACAGGAGCCGAATTTTGAAACGGTTCTGGCCAGTGGGGTGAAGTAG
- a CDS encoding fused MFS/spermidine synthase: protein MKLKPETSDKLPEKTTTPLGFLVLILLSGGAALIYQILWMRQLGLVFGNTAQAAAMTLGLFFLGLACGSSFWGWLSPRIKRPLRTYAWLELGIGLSGVLCLPLLHLYREIYPALYGQFADSWLWLIKALLALVMVFPGSFLMGGTIPLMGKFLVRERLAFGRITASIYGINTLGAATGAFAAAFIILPNLGFRLSCLTAVSISVLVALLALRLARRERIAAPDQLPPVSPQAEASKAILSRPFICLLAFFSGFNVLALEVLWTRMFALVHENSVYSFAAILVVVLLALAAGAWLASLLARKSRGPVPILHLLCALSGLSVWIVPTLFLKLTDDLQMLPEKGSFVSYVLQLFATAFGAIGLPCLLLGVLFPFLMKAEERFAQSPGKSIGLLAGINTTGAILGSLICGFFMLETLGMWRSMQVLAAVYLLLTLLLPAAGNLLAQSVKVASAILLLLLFNAWKPAELPVSAFDPADGPQEVVERWEASDSTVTVVRKANGEHAIRINSNYSLGSSEAYMTQIFQTRVPLLAFPNTKSIFYLGMGTGITAGEALDRRDFPQVERITVCELSPEVITAARKYFGGSPGRPDLVNGLFKDPRATVLAEDGRNYLMASKERYDMINADLFLPYRSGTGNLYSLEHYRTARERLNPGGVYVQWLPLYQLSQQEFGVIARTMLEAFEYVSIWRNHFQPGNEVVALIGHIDEKPIPSSNIDTSQEQLRAVQGARAIDLPRVVLPVNEQTIPLFYAGNLSNSRDRFEMYPLNTDDRPIIEFNAPRSLRQPQEAGRPHFVGKKFAAFIDHILADTPPASDPLLSDRKASIRELPLAGAAFHRAWIAFADQDIEALEHHWKDFIEHWLATTQN from the coding sequence ATGAAGCTCAAGCCCGAAACCAGCGACAAGCTCCCGGAGAAGACGACCACGCCTTTGGGCTTCCTCGTGCTGATCCTGCTCTCCGGCGGCGCCGCGCTGATTTACCAAATTCTCTGGATGCGCCAGCTTGGCCTGGTATTCGGGAATACCGCACAGGCCGCCGCCATGACCCTGGGTCTCTTTTTTCTCGGCTTGGCCTGTGGCAGCAGCTTCTGGGGCTGGCTCTCGCCGCGAATCAAACGTCCACTGCGGACCTATGCCTGGCTTGAACTGGGCATCGGACTGAGCGGGGTCCTCTGCCTGCCTCTCCTTCATCTTTACCGCGAGATCTACCCCGCCCTCTACGGGCAGTTCGCCGACAGCTGGCTTTGGCTGATCAAAGCCCTTCTGGCCCTGGTCATGGTGTTCCCCGGTTCGTTCCTGATGGGCGGCACGATTCCTTTGATGGGAAAATTTCTCGTTCGTGAGCGACTGGCTTTCGGGCGCATCACCGCTTCGATCTATGGGATCAATACTTTGGGCGCGGCCACCGGGGCTTTTGCCGCCGCGTTCATCATACTTCCTAATTTGGGCTTTCGCCTGAGTTGCCTCACTGCCGTCTCCATTTCCGTTCTCGTGGCCCTGCTGGCCCTGAGGCTGGCCCGCAGGGAAAGGATCGCCGCGCCGGACCAATTACCGCCGGTGTCCCCGCAAGCTGAAGCCTCCAAGGCGATCCTTTCGCGCCCCTTCATCTGCCTGCTCGCCTTTTTCTCCGGCTTCAACGTGCTCGCACTGGAAGTGCTCTGGACGCGGATGTTTGCCCTGGTGCACGAGAATTCGGTCTACAGTTTTGCCGCTATCCTTGTGGTGGTGCTTCTGGCTCTGGCGGCTGGCGCCTGGCTGGCCTCGCTCTTGGCCCGCAAATCCCGCGGACCGGTGCCGATTCTGCATTTGCTCTGCGCGCTGAGCGGCCTCTCCGTCTGGATCGTCCCGACCCTGTTCCTGAAACTCACCGACGATCTGCAAATGCTGCCGGAGAAAGGCTCTTTTGTCAGCTATGTCCTTCAACTCTTCGCCACCGCATTCGGGGCGATTGGCCTGCCCTGTTTGCTGCTCGGGGTCTTGTTCCCCTTCCTGATGAAAGCCGAAGAGCGCTTCGCCCAGTCACCGGGAAAGAGCATCGGCCTGCTCGCTGGCATCAACACGACCGGCGCGATCCTTGGCTCTCTGATCTGCGGATTTTTTATGTTGGAAACACTGGGCATGTGGCGGTCCATGCAGGTGCTGGCTGCTGTTTACCTGTTACTTACGCTGCTTCTGCCGGCAGCAGGAAATCTTCTCGCCCAAAGCGTCAAGGTCGCCTCAGCCATCTTACTGCTGCTACTCTTCAACGCATGGAAGCCGGCCGAACTTCCGGTCTCGGCCTTCGACCCCGCCGACGGACCACAGGAGGTGGTAGAACGTTGGGAGGCCAGCGACAGCACGGTCACCGTCGTGCGCAAAGCAAACGGCGAACACGCGATCCGAATCAACTCGAATTACAGCCTCGGCTCCAGTGAGGCTTACATGACACAAATCTTCCAGACCCGCGTGCCCCTGCTCGCCTTCCCAAATACAAAAAGTATTTTTTATCTGGGCATGGGCACCGGCATCACCGCAGGTGAAGCCCTGGATCGTAGAGACTTTCCCCAAGTCGAAAGAATCACTGTTTGTGAATTATCCCCCGAGGTGATCACCGCTGCACGGAAATACTTCGGCGGCAGTCCCGGACGCCCTGACTTGGTCAACGGACTCTTTAAAGACCCGCGGGCAACAGTTCTCGCTGAAGACGGGCGCAACTACCTGATGGCCTCCAAGGAACGCTACGACATGATCAATGCCGATCTCTTCCTACCCTATCGCAGTGGCACCGGTAACCTCTACAGTCTGGAGCATTACCGCACGGCCCGCGAACGACTCAACCCGGGCGGCGTCTACGTCCAGTGGTTGCCGCTGTATCAACTCAGCCAGCAGGAGTTTGGCGTCATTGCCCGAACCATGCTGGAAGCTTTTGAGTATGTCAGCATCTGGCGCAACCACTTCCAGCCCGGCAACGAGGTCGTCGCCTTAATCGGCCATATCGACGAGAAACCAATTCCTTCCAGCAATATTGACACCAGCCAGGAGCAACTAAGGGCTGTACAGGGTGCACGGGCGATCGACCTCCCCCGGGTCGTTCTACCGGTCAACGAACAAACCATTCCGCTCTTTTATGCGGGCAACCTTTCCAACTCCCGCGATCGCTTTGAAATGTATCCCCTCAATACCGACGACCGGCCGATCATCGAGTTCAACGCACCTCGTTCCCTACGCCAACCGCAAGAGGCGGGACGACCTCACTTCGTCGGTAAAAAGTTCGCCGCGTTCATTGATCATATTCTGGCCGACACCCCACCCGCATCTGATCCGCTCTTATCCGACCGGAAAGCCTCGATACGGGAACTCCCGCTGGCCGGTGCCGCCTTCCATCGCGCCTGGATCGCTTTTGCCGATCAGGATATCGAAGCCCTGGAGCATCATTGGAAGGACTTCATCGAACACTGGCTCGCGACGACTCAAAACTAG
- a CDS encoding sulfatase-like hydrolase/transferase, protein MKSTFHTCLALFLLTTTALHAESERASAGRPNIIFIMADDLGYETIGAYGGTSYQTPHIDRLAEMGARFEHCYAQPLCTPSRVKLMTGRYNVRNYRKFGILPRNETTFAQLFREAGYTTAIAGKWQLGKEPDAPRHFGFDEALLWQHTMGRTRENGRDSRFENPLLERNGNILDYRNGEYGPELLTDFVCDFIANNRDRPFLVYYPMLLTHCPFIPTPDSEEWDPKSMGSPTYKGDAKYFGDMVRYMDKIVGRIVDEVERQGLSENTIIFFTGDNGTDRPVVSMLNGRKVAWGKGKTTDAGTRVPLVVYGPGTVKSQVIRNLVDFSDFFPTLCDLAGISTPESLPLDGRSFLPQLNGQEGQPREHLYCWYSSSGKPEKAKIFARTHRYKLYQSGDFFDLSQDVLEEQPLLASQLTPEQKEIRSQFQTVIEENSKLRPE, encoded by the coding sequence ATGAAATCGACCTTCCACACCTGCTTGGCACTCTTCCTCCTGACCACCACTGCCCTGCATGCCGAATCAGAACGGGCTTCCGCGGGACGGCCCAATATCATCTTCATCATGGCCGACGACCTCGGCTACGAAACCATCGGTGCCTACGGAGGGACGTCCTATCAAACGCCGCACATCGACCGGCTCGCCGAAATGGGCGCACGCTTCGAACACTGCTACGCCCAACCGCTCTGCACCCCGAGTCGGGTAAAATTGATGACGGGCCGATACAACGTCCGCAATTATCGTAAATTCGGCATTCTGCCCCGAAACGAAACCACCTTTGCGCAACTCTTCCGGGAAGCGGGCTACACCACTGCCATCGCTGGCAAGTGGCAGTTGGGCAAGGAACCCGACGCCCCCCGGCACTTCGGCTTCGACGAGGCGCTACTCTGGCAGCACACCATGGGACGCACCCGGGAAAATGGCCGGGATTCGCGCTTCGAGAATCCGCTGCTGGAGCGGAACGGTAACATTCTGGACTACCGGAACGGTGAATACGGGCCCGAATTGCTCACCGATTTTGTTTGTGACTTTATCGCCAATAACAGGGACCGCCCCTTTCTGGTCTATTATCCTATGCTGTTGACCCACTGCCCTTTTATACCGACACCGGATTCAGAAGAATGGGATCCGAAGAGCATGGGGTCTCCCACTTATAAAGGGGACGCCAAATACTTCGGCGACATGGTTCGTTACATGGATAAAATCGTCGGCCGGATCGTGGATGAAGTCGAGCGGCAGGGCTTGAGCGAAAACACCATCATCTTTTTTACTGGCGATAATGGCACGGACCGGCCCGTCGTCTCCATGCTCAATGGACGTAAGGTCGCCTGGGGCAAGGGTAAGACCACGGACGCTGGCACGCGGGTGCCGCTGGTGGTTTACGGACCCGGCACGGTGAAAAGCCAGGTAATCCGCAATCTGGTCGATTTTTCCGACTTCTTTCCCACGCTCTGCGATCTTGCCGGCATTTCAACACCCGAAAGCTTACCCTTGGACGGCCGCAGTTTCCTCCCTCAACTGAACGGACAGGAAGGCCAGCCCCGTGAGCACCTCTACTGCTGGTACAGCTCAAGCGGAAAACCCGAGAAAGCAAAAATCTTCGCCCGCACCCATCGCTACAAGCTCTATCAAAGCGGAGACTTCTTCGACCTCTCGCAGGATGTACTGGAAGAACAACCGCTGCTCGCAAGCCAGCTGACTCCAGAGCAAAAAGAGATCCGTTCCCAATTTCAGACCGTGATCGAGGAAAACAGCAAATTGAGACCCGAATAA